From the Cryptosporidium parvum Iowa II chromosome 2, whole genome shotgun sequence genome, one window contains:
- a CDS encoding 40S ribosomal protein S25 has translation MPPKGEKKTKEQIAAAAAAGGRAKRKKWSKGKQKDKANHSVLFDKKTADRFHSDVLKSRLLTPAVVVNQLKVNASAARAMLRDCESKGIIKPVGEQTHGQMIYTKA, from the coding sequence ATGCCACCAAAGGGTGAAAAGAAGACTAAGGAGCAAATTGCAGCAGCAGCAGCAGCAGGAGGTAGAGCAAAGCGCAAGAAGTGGTCAAAGGGTAAGCAAAAGGATAAGGCAAACCACTCCGTCTTGTTCGACAAGAAGACTGCAGACCGTTTCCATAGTGATGTTTTGAAGTCAAGACTTTTGACCCCAGCTGTCGTTGTTAACCAATTAAAGGTTAATGCCAGCGCTGCTAGAGCCATGTTACGTGACTGTGAATCAAAGGGAATTATCAAGCCAGTTGGAGAACAGACTCACGGACAAATGATATATACAAAGGCATAA